AACTTTGCTGCACGGTTTGGCTGGTATGTATCTCACGAATATCTCATCGCTCGATACAAACTGACACAGGTTGCAGGATGGCTGGCGCGAACTTTGCCCTCGTCGTGTTTTTGGCTCTCAAGAATACCCCTCTGGCTATTCTGACTTCATATTCCTACGAACGCCTCAACCCTCTCCATCAGGTATCTGGATACGCAACCATCATTTTCATGGTTATCCACG
The genomic region above belongs to Erythrobacter sp. YJ-T3-07 and contains:
- a CDS encoding ferric reductase-like transmembrane domain-containing protein, whose protein sequence is MAGANFALVVFLALKNTPLAILTSYSYERLNPLHQVSGYATIIFMVIH